A region of Cyanobium sp. ATX 6F1 DNA encodes the following proteins:
- a CDS encoding pyruvate dehydrogenase complex E1 component subunit beta gives MAETLLFNALRDAIDEEMARDPYVCVFGEDVGQYGGSYKVTKDLYEKYGELRVLDTPIAENSFTGMAVGAAMTGLRPIVEGMNMGFLLLAFNQISNNMGMLRYTSGGNYTIPTVVRGPGGVGRQLGAEHSQRLEAYFHAVPGIKIVAVSTPTNAKGLMKAAIRDNNPVLFFEHVLLYNLSEELPEGDYVCALDQADLVREGKDVTILTYSRMRHHCLKAVEQLEAEGIDVELIDLISLKPFDMETISKSIRKTHKVIVVEECMKTGGIGAELIALITEHCFDDLDARPIRLSSQDIPTPYNGNLENLTIIQPHQIVETARQLKAGRI, from the coding sequence GTGGCCGAGACCCTGCTCTTCAACGCCCTGCGGGACGCCATCGACGAGGAAATGGCCCGCGACCCCTACGTCTGCGTCTTCGGCGAAGACGTGGGCCAGTACGGCGGCTCCTACAAAGTCACGAAAGACCTCTATGAGAAGTACGGCGAACTGCGGGTGCTGGACACCCCGATCGCTGAGAACAGTTTCACCGGCATGGCCGTCGGTGCCGCAATGACCGGCCTGCGCCCGATCGTGGAGGGCATGAACATGGGTTTCCTGCTGCTGGCCTTCAACCAGATCTCCAACAACATGGGGATGCTGCGCTACACCAGCGGCGGCAACTACACCATTCCCACTGTGGTGCGCGGTCCCGGCGGCGTGGGCCGCCAACTCGGTGCCGAGCACAGCCAGCGCCTGGAGGCCTACTTCCACGCCGTGCCCGGCATCAAGATCGTGGCCGTCAGCACCCCCACCAACGCCAAGGGCCTGATGAAGGCGGCGATTCGCGACAACAACCCGGTGCTGTTCTTCGAGCATGTGCTGCTCTACAACCTCAGCGAGGAACTACCCGAGGGCGACTACGTCTGTGCCCTCGACCAGGCCGATCTGGTGCGGGAAGGCAAGGACGTGACGATCCTCACCTACTCGCGCATGCGTCACCACTGCCTGAAGGCCGTCGAGCAGCTGGAGGCCGAAGGCATCGATGTGGAGCTGATCGACCTGATCAGCCTCAAGCCCTTCGACATGGAGACGATCAGTAAGTCGATCCGCAAGACCCACAAGGTGATCGTCGTTGAGGAGTGCATGAAGACCGGTGGCATCGGCGCCGAGCTGATCGCCCTGATCACCGAGCACTGCTTCGACGACCTCGATGCCCGCCCGATTCGCCTCTCCAGCCAGGACATCCCCACCCCCTACAACGGCAACCTGGAAAACCTGACGATCATTCAGCCCCATCAGATCGTCGAGACCGCGCGCCAGCTCAAGGCAGGGCGGATCTGA
- the secF gene encoding protein translocase subunit SecF: protein MVLPTSTRLPSTPIHPRFRINRHRVLCWWISGLACMLSVVGMGLCWINPSIGAPLKPGLDFTGGTQIQLERRCGSDCGSLQASQLRSALEAIKLPGGEKGDIPNLSGASVQLLDKGQTVLLRLSALSPDQTNAVIEGLKPSLGPLSSKGTQVDTIGPTLGSQLLGSSITSLLVSFLFIALYITFRYDRIYAFLAMLCLAHDVLITCGLFAWLGLIGGIEVDTLFAVSLLTVAGYSVTDTVVVFDRIREKQAALGDLPVTDQVDDAVDATLTRSLYTSLTTSLPLLGLIFFGGSTLFWFALALAVGIGVGSWSSIAVAPTLLPLIWSAPKPRPVAAP from the coding sequence ATGGTTCTTCCCACCTCGACCCGACTCCCCTCCACCCCGATCCACCCCCGCTTCCGCATCAACCGCCACCGGGTGTTGTGCTGGTGGATCTCCGGCCTGGCCTGCATGCTGAGCGTGGTCGGCATGGGGCTCTGCTGGATCAATCCATCGATTGGCGCACCCCTCAAGCCCGGCCTTGATTTCACCGGCGGTACCCAGATCCAGCTGGAGCGGCGCTGCGGTTCCGACTGCGGCAGTCTTCAGGCGAGCCAGCTGCGCTCCGCCCTCGAAGCGATCAAGTTGCCCGGCGGGGAGAAGGGAGACATCCCCAACCTGAGTGGGGCTTCGGTGCAGCTGCTCGACAAGGGGCAGACGGTCCTGCTGCGGCTCAGCGCCCTTTCGCCCGATCAGACCAACGCCGTGATCGAGGGGCTCAAGCCAAGTCTTGGACCCTTGTCCAGCAAGGGAACCCAGGTGGACACCATCGGCCCCACCCTTGGCTCGCAGCTGCTCGGCAGCAGCATCACCTCGCTGCTGGTGAGCTTTCTGTTCATCGCCCTCTACATCACCTTCCGCTACGACCGTATCTACGCCTTCCTGGCCATGCTCTGTCTGGCCCACGACGTCCTGATCACCTGCGGTCTGTTCGCCTGGCTGGGCCTGATCGGCGGCATTGAAGTTGACACGTTGTTCGCGGTGTCCCTGCTCACGGTGGCGGGTTATTCGGTCACCGACACGGTGGTGGTGTTCGATCGCATCAGAGAAAAACAGGCCGCCCTCGGGGATCTCCCCGTCACCGATCAGGTGGATGACGCCGTGGATGCCACCTTGACCCGTTCGCTCTACACCTCACTGACCACCTCTCTTCCCCTGTTGGGGCTGATCTTCTTCGGTGGCAGCACCCTGTTCTGGTTCGCCCTGGCCCTGGCGGTGGGCATCGGTGTGGGCAGCTGGTCCAGCATCGCTGTGGCACCAACCCTGTTGCCGCTGATCTGGTCAGCACCGAAGCCCAGGCCTGTGGCGGCCCCTTGA
- the secD gene encoding protein translocase subunit SecD, translating to MARQQGWLALILALAISAGALLAAYPLQLGLDLRGGSQLTLEVMPAGAITKVTAEQRDAVKEVLERRINGLGVAESTLQTVGDNQLVLQLPGEQDPSRAAKVLGTTALLEFRAQKPGTEQEMQGLLKLKRQVQAVLALVKGRRSETKSDPNGAPAPPPTTRLSADERAKALSGLGLKLPEGSSEADQLEALLTEVNRRIIGLYEPPLLTGKDLVTAGRQQQQTGQGWDVTLSFNQEGGRKFAELTKSIAGKGRLLGIVLDGRSISEASVGQEFAVAGISGGSASITGNFTAEEARDLEVQLRGGSLPLPVKIIEVRTVGPSLGAENIRSSLLAGLSGLALVAVFMVVVYRLPGGVAVIALSLYALFNLAIYALIPVTLSLPGIAGFILSVGMAVDANVLIFERVKEELRAGNTLIRSIDTGFSLAFSSILDGHVTTLISCVALFALGTGLVKGFAVTLGIGVLLSLFTALSCTRTLLRLLMSYPALRRLPYFIPARQLPGGAA from the coding sequence ATGGCACGACAACAGGGATGGCTGGCCCTGATCCTGGCCCTGGCCATCAGCGCCGGAGCCCTGCTGGCCGCCTACCCGCTTCAACTCGGTCTTGATCTGCGGGGTGGCAGCCAGCTCACCCTCGAGGTGATGCCGGCCGGTGCGATCACCAAGGTCACCGCTGAGCAACGCGATGCCGTCAAGGAGGTGCTGGAGCGCCGGATCAATGGCCTCGGGGTGGCCGAATCCACCCTGCAGACCGTGGGCGACAACCAGCTGGTGCTGCAGCTCCCCGGCGAGCAGGACCCCAGCCGGGCTGCCAAGGTGCTCGGCACCACGGCCCTGCTCGAGTTTCGGGCCCAGAAACCCGGCACCGAGCAGGAGATGCAGGGGTTGCTGAAGCTCAAGCGGCAGGTCCAGGCGGTGCTGGCCCTGGTCAAGGGCCGCAGGAGCGAAACCAAATCTGATCCGAATGGTGCACCGGCCCCGCCGCCCACCACCCGGCTCTCGGCCGATGAACGGGCGAAGGCCCTCAGCGGACTGGGCTTGAAGCTTCCCGAGGGCAGCAGCGAAGCCGACCAGCTCGAAGCGCTGCTGACGGAGGTCAACCGGCGGATCATCGGCCTCTACGAGCCCCCTCTGCTCACCGGCAAGGATCTGGTCACCGCCGGCCGCCAGCAGCAGCAGACGGGTCAGGGCTGGGATGTGACCCTCTCCTTCAACCAGGAGGGGGGGCGCAAGTTCGCTGAACTGACCAAATCGATCGCCGGCAAGGGCCGGCTGCTGGGGATCGTGCTCGACGGCCGCTCGATCAGCGAAGCCAGCGTCGGTCAGGAATTCGCCGTGGCGGGCATCAGCGGCGGCTCCGCCAGCATCACCGGCAACTTCACCGCCGAGGAGGCCCGGGATCTCGAGGTGCAGCTGCGGGGGGGCTCCCTGCCGCTGCCCGTGAAGATCATCGAGGTGCGCACCGTGGGCCCGTCGCTGGGGGCCGAGAACATCCGCTCCAGCCTGCTGGCCGGCCTTTCGGGCCTGGCCCTGGTGGCGGTGTTCATGGTGGTGGTCTATCGCCTCCCAGGTGGCGTCGCCGTCATCGCCCTGAGCCTCTATGCCCTGTTCAACCTGGCGATCTACGCCCTGATTCCCGTCACCCTCTCGCTGCCCGGCATCGCCGGGTTCATCCTCAGCGTCGGCATGGCGGTGGATGCCAACGTGCTGATCTTCGAGCGGGTGAAGGAGGAACTGCGGGCGGGCAACACCTTGATCCGCTCGATCGACACGGGCTTCTCCCTGGCCTTTTCCTCGATCCTCGATGGCCACGTCACCACGCTGATCAGCTGCGTGGCCCTGTTCGCCCTCGGCACCGGCCTGGTCAAGGGCTTTGCCGTCACCCTCGGCATCGGCGTGTTGCTCAGCCTGTTCACCGCCCTCAGTTGCACGCGCACCCTGCTGCGGCTGCTGATGAGCTATCCGGCCCTGCGCCGCCTGCCCTACTTCATCCCCGCCCGTCAGCTCCCTGGAGGAGCGGCCTGA
- a CDS encoding AI-2E family transporter: MKFADWLALTATIAAGTLLWSLRDVLVLLFAALVLAMAFCTLVGSIQRRLQIGRPLALALSLLLLLVLALVLATVVLPPFMAQFTQLLGQLPAAGQALLGMLRGWLAQGSQMIYGRSDGGWSWLQQSLPINGDGGAALASGLGTGVLRLLGLAAGNLGSGLVRLLFVVAVSLMITVQPLAYREVAILLLPSFYRRRGRQVLELCGTALSSWMVGVLISSCLVALLSGIGLMLLGVKLVVANALLAGLLNIIPNVGPTMSTVFPMAVAVLDSPWKALAVLVLYVVVQHLESYLITPSVMQAQLKLLPGLTLSAQFLFTVLFGPLGLLLALPMAVCLQVIVREAVIRDLLDPWKRQRLGP; encoded by the coding sequence TTGAAGTTCGCCGACTGGCTGGCTCTGACGGCCACCATCGCCGCTGGGACGCTCCTCTGGAGCCTGCGCGATGTGCTGGTCCTGCTGTTCGCGGCCCTGGTGCTGGCGATGGCGTTCTGCACGTTGGTGGGTTCGATCCAGAGACGGCTCCAGATCGGCCGACCCCTGGCCCTGGCGCTGAGCCTCTTGCTGCTGTTGGTGTTGGCGCTGGTCCTGGCCACGGTGGTCCTGCCACCGTTCATGGCCCAGTTCACGCAACTTCTGGGCCAGTTGCCCGCAGCGGGCCAGGCCCTGCTTGGGATGCTGCGGGGCTGGCTGGCCCAGGGCAGCCAGATGATCTACGGCCGCAGCGACGGCGGCTGGAGCTGGCTGCAACAAAGCTTGCCCATCAATGGTGATGGGGGCGCCGCCCTGGCCTCAGGCCTGGGCACCGGAGTTCTGAGGCTGCTGGGTCTGGCGGCGGGCAACCTCGGCAGCGGTCTGGTGAGGCTGTTGTTCGTGGTGGCCGTCAGCTTGATGATCACCGTGCAGCCGCTGGCCTACCGGGAGGTGGCGATCCTGCTGCTGCCCTCCTTCTACCGGCGCAGGGGCCGGCAGGTGCTCGAGCTCTGTGGCACGGCCCTGAGCAGTTGGATGGTGGGGGTGCTGATCAGCTCCTGCCTGGTGGCCCTGCTCTCCGGAATCGGCCTGATGCTGCTCGGGGTGAAGTTGGTGGTGGCCAATGCCCTGCTGGCCGGGCTGCTCAACATCATTCCCAACGTGGGGCCCACCATGAGCACGGTGTTCCCGATGGCTGTGGCGGTGCTGGATTCGCCCTGGAAAGCCCTGGCCGTGCTGGTGCTCTACGTGGTGGTGCAGCATCTGGAGAGCTACTTGATCACCCCGTCGGTGATGCAGGCCCAGCTGAAACTGCTGCCGGGCCTCACCCTCAGCGCCCAATTTCTGTTCACGGTGCTGTTCGGCCCCCTGGGCCTGTTGCTGGCGCTGCCGATGGCGGTCTGTCTGCAGGTGATCGTGCGCGAAGCAGTGATCCGTGATCTGCTGGATCCCTGGAAGCGGCAACGGCTGGGCCCATGA
- a CDS encoding DUF6439 family protein, translated as MSESIDQPMGVTVVNSHGWPEGSAEAAIQLHRLLTIQERDWHALKSQADRRGAEQLAAALVQLLSAGRGGGDNREQARRNAIELAEHSLGWLRRERKDPGCPQHGR; from the coding sequence GTGTCCGAATCGATCGACCAGCCGATGGGCGTGACCGTGGTGAACAGCCACGGCTGGCCGGAGGGGAGCGCGGAGGCGGCGATTCAGCTCCACCGTCTGTTGACGATTCAGGAGCGGGACTGGCATGCCCTCAAAAGCCAGGCGGACCGTCGGGGCGCCGAGCAACTGGCCGCCGCCCTTGTGCAGTTACTGAGCGCCGGGCGCGGCGGCGGCGACAACCGGGAGCAGGCACGCCGCAACGCCATCGAACTGGCGGAGCATTCCCTGGGCTGGCTCAGACGGGAACGGAAGGATCCCGGCTGCCCGCAGCACGGTCGATGA
- the mnmH gene encoding tRNA 2-selenouridine(34) synthase MnmH, whose protein sequence is MVNRLPVEAFLNQAGPLIDVRSPAEFEQGHLIGSINLPLFSDAERAEVGTTYKALGRQEAVRQGLRLVGPRLAQLGDGLLAQGAGANAGALRLLCWRGGMRSASVGWLAGSLDLPVVLLEGGYKAFRRWVLERFEQSWPLRVLGGRTGSGKTELLLALAGRGVAVVDLEGLAQHRGSSFGGLGRPPQPSSEHFENLLATELHSQRGASEIWLEAESAQVGRCRIPGALWRQMGQAPVLAIERPLKNRLQRLVADYGQQEQAGLEQATLRIAKRLGPQRTAAALEALSVQDWTGACLQMLDYYDRCYDRELSRSEGLAAGGPRRLDLGSADADACAERLLREGLVEDRCLGS, encoded by the coding sequence ATGGTCAACCGCCTGCCTGTGGAGGCCTTTCTCAACCAAGCCGGACCCTTGATTGACGTGCGCAGTCCGGCGGAATTCGAGCAGGGACATCTGATCGGCTCCATCAACCTGCCGCTGTTCAGCGATGCGGAGCGGGCTGAGGTCGGGACCACCTACAAAGCTCTTGGTCGCCAGGAGGCCGTGCGCCAGGGCCTGCGTCTGGTGGGCCCGAGATTGGCGCAGCTCGGTGATGGGCTGCTGGCCCAGGGCGCTGGCGCCAATGCCGGCGCCTTGAGGCTCCTGTGCTGGCGCGGGGGGATGCGCTCGGCCAGCGTGGGGTGGCTTGCCGGCAGCCTCGATCTCCCCGTGGTGCTCCTGGAGGGGGGCTACAAAGCCTTCCGGCGCTGGGTGCTGGAGCGCTTCGAGCAGAGCTGGCCCCTGCGCGTGCTCGGGGGGCGCACCGGCAGCGGCAAGACCGAACTGCTGCTCGCCCTGGCCGGGCGTGGGGTGGCGGTGGTGGATCTCGAGGGGCTGGCCCAGCACCGGGGCAGCAGCTTCGGTGGTCTGGGCAGGCCGCCCCAACCAAGCAGCGAGCACTTCGAGAATCTTCTCGCCACCGAGCTCCACAGCCAACGGGGCGCCAGCGAAATCTGGCTGGAGGCCGAATCCGCCCAGGTGGGGCGTTGCCGCATCCCGGGAGCCCTCTGGCGCCAGATGGGCCAGGCACCGGTGCTGGCGATCGAGCGCCCTCTGAAAAACCGCCTGCAGCGGCTCGTGGCCGACTACGGCCAGCAGGAGCAGGCGGGGCTGGAGCAGGCGACCCTGCGGATCGCCAAGCGCCTGGGGCCCCAGCGCACGGCCGCCGCCCTCGAGGCCCTGAGCGTCCAGGACTGGACCGGCGCCTGCCTGCAGATGCTCGACTATTACGACCGTTGCTATGACCGTGAGCTGTCCCGGTCCGAGGGCCTGGCCGCTGGCGGACCCCGGCGGCTGGATCTGGGCAGCGCCGATGCCGACGCTTGCGCCGAACGGCTGCTGCGGGAGGGACTGGTAGAGGACCGCTGCCTAGGATCGTGA
- a CDS encoding DUF3082 domain-containing protein: MISDFPDDNPNDDAARALSPLAPGGATNQGHSVDSAEARPRKGPLSFLSGSLTSLGLAWVSLGISRRVLDYYAEHPPAYKAPIAQSIGTAVKTMVVGTSFLATFSFAFVGLGLFLVFLRSLRPAAATGSGGEAD, from the coding sequence ATGATTTCGGACTTCCCAGACGACAACCCCAACGACGACGCGGCCCGGGCGTTGAGCCCCTTGGCCCCTGGCGGCGCCACGAATCAGGGCCACTCCGTCGACTCCGCAGAGGCCCGCCCCCGGAAGGGGCCGCTGAGCTTTCTCTCCGGTTCACTCACCAGCCTTGGGCTGGCCTGGGTCAGCCTGGGCATCAGCCGGCGCGTGCTGGACTACTACGCCGAGCATCCGCCTGCCTACAAGGCTCCGATCGCCCAGAGCATCGGCACCGCCGTCAAGACGATGGTGGTGGGCACCAGCTTCCTGGCCACCTTCAGCTTCGCCTTTGTGGGCCTCGGGCTGTTTCTGGTCTTCCTGCGCAGCTTGCGGCCCGCCGCCGCCACGGGGTCCGGCGGCGAAGCCGACTGA
- a CDS encoding AI-2E family transporter encodes MSSRKLLGLLAVVVVGLLLWELRWVLLVFFGAVVLAVALDVPLSLLRRLFPLNRPTALAIVVTVIVVVGYQITTLLLPELLQQINEFTSLVPELLNRLSELVGKSAGLRSIESQLNSFSTFDRLQPIGAQLLGLAGGAANSTIQLLLMALLSLLLALDPRSHQRMLIAVTPSFYRERMGHLLHDARQALGGWLAGMTISAITVFLLTWAGLAALGVPLALLSGLVCGLLTFVPTIGPTFATLLPLAVALLISPAKLLQVLVLRLLIQNGEAFLLTPILLSRTVNLLPTVALMSQLCLGALLGLPGVLLALPLVVVLQVVAQQVLVEEIMDPWTGAKPYR; translated from the coding sequence ATGAGTTCGCGCAAGTTGCTGGGGCTGCTGGCCGTTGTGGTGGTCGGCCTGCTGCTTTGGGAACTGCGCTGGGTGCTGCTGGTGTTCTTCGGGGCCGTGGTGCTGGCGGTGGCCCTCGATGTGCCCTTGAGCCTGCTGCGGCGCCTGTTCCCCCTTAACCGCCCAACGGCCCTGGCGATCGTGGTCACGGTGATCGTGGTGGTGGGCTACCAGATCACCACCCTGCTGCTGCCGGAGCTGCTGCAACAGATCAATGAATTCACCAGCCTGGTGCCGGAGCTGCTCAATCGACTCTCCGAGCTGGTGGGCAAGTCCGCCGGACTCAGGAGCATCGAGAGTCAACTCAACTCCTTTTCCACCTTCGATCGCCTCCAACCCATCGGCGCCCAGCTGCTGGGCCTCGCCGGCGGAGCCGCCAACAGCACGATTCAATTGCTGCTAATGGCGCTGCTGTCGCTGCTGCTGGCCCTCGATCCCCGCAGTCACCAGCGGATGCTGATCGCGGTGACCCCGAGCTTCTACCGCGAGCGCATGGGGCATCTGCTCCACGATGCCCGCCAGGCGCTGGGGGGCTGGTTGGCGGGCATGACGATCTCAGCGATCACCGTCTTCCTGCTCACCTGGGCCGGGTTGGCGGCCCTGGGAGTGCCCCTGGCGTTGTTGAGCGGCCTTGTCTGCGGCTTGCTCACCTTCGTGCCCACCATCGGACCCACCTTTGCCACCTTGCTGCCCCTGGCCGTGGCCCTGCTGATCTCCCCTGCCAAGCTGCTGCAGGTGTTGGTGCTGCGCCTGCTGATCCAGAACGGCGAGGCCTTCCTGCTCACACCGATCCTGCTGAGCCGCACGGTGAATCTGCTGCCCACCGTGGCCCTGATGTCGCAGTTGTGCCTTGGGGCCCTGCTGGGACTCCCCGGCGTGTTGCTCGCCCTGCCCCTTGTGGTGGTGCTCCAGGTGGTGGCCCAGCAGGTGCTGGTGGAAGAAATCATGGATCCCTGGACCGGCGCAAAGCCCTATCGGTAG
- the psb28 gene encoding photosystem II reaction center protein Psb28, with protein MAVIQFFRGVDEPVVPDIRLTRSRDGRTGQALFVFEEPQALEPDAIGDITGMFLIDGEGELVTRDVKARFVNGKASAIEATYTWKSTADFERFMRFAESYADTHGLGYAANAPAADATVSDTPDSDLVPEADADPVEG; from the coding sequence ATGGCTGTCATTCAGTTTTTCCGTGGTGTCGATGAACCGGTCGTGCCCGACATCCGTCTGACCCGCTCAAGGGATGGCCGCACCGGCCAGGCCCTGTTCGTGTTCGAAGAGCCCCAGGCCCTGGAGCCTGATGCCATCGGTGACATCACCGGCATGTTCCTGATCGATGGCGAAGGGGAACTGGTGACACGAGATGTGAAGGCACGTTTCGTGAACGGCAAGGCCAGTGCCATCGAAGCCACCTACACCTGGAAGTCCACGGCGGATTTCGAGCGATTCATGCGCTTTGCCGAGAGCTACGCCGACACCCATGGCCTCGGCTACGCCGCCAACGCCCCGGCGGCCGATGCCACGGTTTCCGATACCCCGGATTCCGATCTCGTTCCTGAAGCCGATGCCGATCCAGTCGAAGGCTGA
- a CDS encoding GUN4 domain-containing protein, which yields MLSGPPVSSALSAEQLLDQFLAASLRQRRGLLNPLISRRQEWRPMLVERLKRCDPDGDDWGPGALIQLLLEDRDDLSEAFLSSHPGGWLRAPSGQGIDHGPLQQELMEQNFEAADRLTSEVLRRLAGSEAVRRGYVYYSEVEPISGTDLVSLDRLWTVYSRARFGFSVQARLLRALDGRWERLWPRLGWKQDGVWTRYPSAFTWTLEAPEGHMPLINQLRGVRLMDALLAHPALRERAEG from the coding sequence ATGCTCTCCGGCCCCCCCGTCTCCTCAGCCCTGAGCGCCGAGCAGCTCTTGGATCAGTTTTTGGCTGCTTCGCTGCGCCAGCGTCGCGGCCTGCTGAACCCGCTGATCAGCCGCCGTCAGGAGTGGCGTCCGATGCTGGTGGAGCGGTTGAAGCGCTGTGACCCCGATGGCGATGACTGGGGGCCTGGCGCCCTGATCCAGCTGTTGCTCGAAGATCGCGACGACCTCAGCGAGGCTTTTCTTTCGAGCCATCCAGGCGGTTGGCTGCGGGCCCCCAGCGGGCAGGGCATCGACCACGGGCCGCTGCAGCAAGAGCTCATGGAGCAGAACTTCGAGGCCGCCGACCGTCTCACCAGCGAGGTGCTGCGCCGTCTGGCCGGTTCCGAAGCGGTGCGACGCGGCTACGTGTACTACAGCGAGGTGGAGCCGATCAGCGGCACCGATCTGGTGAGCCTCGATCGTCTCTGGACCGTCTATTCACGGGCTCGCTTCGGATTTTCGGTGCAGGCCCGGCTGCTGCGCGCCCTGGATGGCCGCTGGGAGCGGCTCTGGCCCCGCCTCGGCTGGAAACAGGACGGCGTGTGGACCCGCTACCCCTCCGCTTTCACCTGGACGCTGGAGGCCCCCGAGGGCCACATGCCCTTGATCAATCAGTTACGTGGTGTGCGACTGATGGATGCCCTGCTGGCCCATCCCGCCCTGCGGGAGCGCGCCGAGGGTTAG
- a CDS encoding ATP-binding protein, giving the protein MALRWADFITPSTLRLAPLVELLLEPITMTGELERLQLGLQEALVNAVRHGNGCDPGKCLRIRRIVSPRWYVWQIQDEGCGVPADARSIGLPERMDAAGGRGFFLIQHCFDDVRWSRRGNRLQVAARRSPSMATRLIDRAAGSRDPSVPV; this is encoded by the coding sequence ATGGCATTGCGCTGGGCCGACTTCATCACCCCGTCGACCCTGCGGTTGGCCCCCCTAGTGGAGCTGCTGCTGGAGCCGATCACCATGACAGGCGAGCTGGAGCGCCTTCAGCTTGGGCTGCAGGAGGCCCTGGTCAACGCCGTTCGCCATGGCAACGGCTGCGATCCGGGCAAATGCCTGCGCATCCGCCGCATCGTCAGCCCGCGCTGGTACGTCTGGCAGATCCAGGACGAAGGTTGCGGGGTGCCGGCCGATGCCCGCTCGATCGGACTCCCAGAACGGATGGATGCGGCCGGCGGGCGCGGCTTCTTTCTGATTCAGCACTGTTTCGATGACGTGCGCTGGAGTCGGCGGGGCAACCGTCTGCAGGTGGCGGCCCGGCGTTCGCCGTCGATGGCCACCCGGCTCATCGACCGTGCTGCGGGCAGCCGGGATCCTTCCGTTCCCGTCTGA
- the ispE gene encoding 4-(cytidine 5'-diphospho)-2-C-methyl-D-erythritol kinase produces the protein MADLSILAPAKINLHLEVLGLRPDHFHELAMVMQTIDLADTLELSRRGDSQIRLHCDRGDLPTDGSNLIVKAAEALRRHCGRTDLGADLKLSKRIPIGAGLAGGSSDGAAALRGLAQLWNLNLNPAELQALAAELGSDVPFCLDGGSQFCFGRGEWLEPMALETPPALGVLLIKDPSASVSTPWAYGRCRELRGDFYLEKEADFEQRRSMLRTGPLQAALRGERPWPPLRNDLQSVVEPEQASVRDGLALLRRAEGSIAVAMSGSGPSLFALFPSLEAAELARESLGEALEQGGFESWCCGFTGAKGDAFSAGSSATIVP, from the coding sequence ATGGCTGACCTGAGCATCCTGGCTCCGGCCAAGATCAACCTGCACCTGGAGGTGCTGGGCCTGCGCCCCGATCACTTCCACGAGCTGGCGATGGTGATGCAGACCATCGACCTGGCCGACACCCTGGAGCTCTCCCGCCGCGGAGACAGCCAGATTCGGCTGCACTGCGACCGGGGCGATCTGCCCACCGACGGCAGCAACCTGATCGTGAAGGCGGCCGAAGCCCTGCGCCGGCACTGCGGACGAACAGACCTGGGGGCCGACCTGAAGCTCAGCAAACGCATTCCGATCGGTGCCGGTCTGGCGGGGGGCTCCAGTGATGGGGCCGCCGCCCTGCGGGGCCTGGCTCAGCTCTGGAACCTGAACCTGAACCCCGCGGAGTTGCAGGCCTTGGCGGCCGAGCTGGGCTCGGATGTGCCCTTCTGCCTGGATGGCGGCAGCCAGTTCTGCTTCGGGCGCGGCGAGTGGCTCGAACCGATGGCGCTGGAAACGCCCCCAGCCCTGGGGGTGCTGTTGATCAAGGACCCGTCCGCCAGCGTCTCCACCCCCTGGGCCTACGGCCGCTGCAGGGAGCTGCGCGGGGATTTCTATTTGGAGAAGGAGGCGGATTTCGAGCAGCGCCGGTCGATGTTGCGAACGGGGCCCCTCCAGGCTGCCCTGCGCGGTGAGCGCCCATGGCCGCCCCTGCGCAACGACCTGCAATCGGTGGTGGAGCCCGAGCAGGCCAGCGTGCGGGATGGGCTGGCCCTGCTGCGGCGGGCCGAGGGGTCGATCGCGGTGGCGATGAGCGGATCGGGTCCCAGCCTGTTTGCCCTCTTCCCCAGCCTGGAGGCGGCCGAGCTGGCGCGCGAATCACTGGGCGAGGCCCTGGAGCAGGGAGGCTTCGAGTCCTGGTGTTGTGGGTTCACCGGGGCGAAAGGCGACGCGTTCTCGGCCGGAAGCTCAGCCACAATCGTTCCATGA